From a region of the Nonlabens dokdonensis DSW-6 genome:
- a CDS encoding tetratricopeptide repeat protein, producing the protein MKLKNTIIIALSFFSFAFAKAQVSPQCANDLSLFAENAKAKNYEEAHKQLLQLVEKCPDASAAIYQYGEKIYEHRIKKKIGEQKDNVDGLLKMLNTQVSNYPDKVDVTRKKIEIARTMQKYKVGSIEEQFNMLDGLFQTDQENFTDPNGMMTYFSLAEKQYNSNKMDLQRLFDIYDKLTNHIEALQDERSKVVADLMTKQETTELTEKEQKTIGYQEANLKNYGIVMGSVNGTLGELADCDKLIPLYDAEFDANQSDKDWLSNVLVRLQKKDCTDAPLYIKSVKALHVINPSAKTAYGLGNIAETTAEKMQYWDQAIELGIGDDYKATIYYKKGNIYKSKGQFGSARKAYLSATELRPSFGAPYLQIAGMISGSNASCGSNPFEKRALNWVAARYAYKAARVDPSIKKSANKAGDDYNAAAPGKRDVFSNSSYNSGDRITFNCWVGESVTIPNF; encoded by the coding sequence ATGAAACTTAAAAATACAATTATAATAGCGCTTAGCTTTTTTAGTTTCGCTTTCGCGAAAGCGCAAGTATCACCACAATGTGCTAACGATTTAAGCTTATTTGCAGAAAATGCTAAAGCCAAAAATTATGAAGAAGCGCACAAACAGCTACTTCAATTAGTTGAAAAATGTCCTGATGCGAGTGCTGCCATATATCAATATGGAGAAAAAATCTATGAGCATAGGATAAAAAAGAAAATAGGTGAACAGAAAGACAATGTAGATGGTCTACTTAAAATGCTTAATACCCAGGTTTCTAACTATCCAGATAAAGTAGATGTTACTAGAAAAAAAATTGAGATAGCTAGAACAATGCAAAAGTATAAAGTAGGTTCTATTGAAGAGCAATTCAACATGTTAGATGGATTGTTTCAAACAGATCAAGAAAACTTTACTGACCCTAATGGGATGATGACTTATTTCTCTTTAGCTGAGAAACAGTACAATAGTAATAAAATGGATCTTCAAAGACTTTTTGATATCTATGATAAATTAACTAATCATATTGAGGCGCTTCAAGATGAAAGATCTAAAGTGGTTGCTGATTTAATGACAAAGCAAGAAACAACAGAGCTTACTGAAAAAGAACAAAAAACTATAGGCTATCAAGAAGCTAACCTAAAAAATTATGGTATCGTAATGGGTAGTGTAAATGGAACATTAGGTGAACTTGCTGATTGCGATAAATTGATTCCACTTTATGATGCAGAATTTGACGCAAATCAATCTGATAAAGATTGGTTGAGCAACGTTTTAGTAAGACTTCAAAAGAAAGATTGTACTGACGCTCCTCTTTATATCAAATCTGTAAAAGCACTCCACGTAATAAACCCTAGTGCTAAAACAGCTTATGGTTTAGGTAATATTGCAGAGACTACTGCTGAGAAAATGCAATATTGGGATCAAGCAATTGAACTAGGAATAGGTGACGATTATAAAGCAACAATCTATTACAAAAAAGGTAATATCTATAAAAGTAAAGGACAATTCGGTAGTGCTAGAAAAGCATACTTATCTGCAACTGAGTTGAGACCATCTTTTGGAGCACCATACCTTCAAATAGCTGGTATGATTTCTGGAAGTAATGCGAGCTGCGGCTCAAATCCATTTGAAAAAAGAGCCTTAAACTGGGTAGCTGCAAGATATGCTTACAAGGCTGCAAGAGTTGATCCTTCTATAAAGAAAAGTGCTAACAAGGCTGGAGATGACTACAACGCTGCGGCGCCTGGAAAAAGAGATGTCTTTTCAAATAGCAGTTACAATTCTGGAGACAGAATCACTTTCAATTGCTGGGTAGGAGAATCAGTAACTATTCCTAACTTTTAA
- a CDS encoding LPXTG cell wall anchor domain-containing protein, with protein MSKFFKYFEYAYLIFAVVFVITGFYELGNDPNQAYLLFGMAAVAIFMFFFKRRFRRRFEDRNK; from the coding sequence ATGAGCAAATTCTTCAAATACTTCGAGTACGCCTATCTAATTTTTGCTGTAGTTTTTGTGATTACTGGCTTTTATGAATTAGGGAACGACCCCAATCAGGCTTACCTGCTTTTTGGAATGGCAGCCGTTGCTATATTTATGTTCTTCTTTAAGAGACGATTTCGTCGTAGATTTGAAGATCGCAACAAATAG
- the lptC gene encoding LPS export ABC transporter periplasmic protein LptC, translated as MKSLFHIFKFTITALAVICFLASCEDNLKEIQKMEIASNEPVGEVENMLLKHTDSGLLKLSIKGKKMLDFSNDEFPFTKFPDGIEVKVYQYANNKTNLTTITADDGTLYDETNLIDLRDNVKIVTSDGNIFMGDQLYWDQKAKWIFTNQEFETSIVNSEDNQNIGKTTGTVLDANENLKKLIARDPDDTFVPKQNK; from the coding sequence ATGAAATCTTTATTTCACATATTCAAATTCACGATCACGGCACTAGCCGTGATCTGTTTTTTGGCATCATGTGAGGATAACCTAAAGGAAATTCAAAAGATGGAAATCGCCTCTAACGAGCCAGTAGGTGAAGTAGAGAACATGCTTTTAAAACATACCGATAGCGGCCTATTAAAACTAAGCATTAAAGGAAAAAAAATGCTGGATTTTTCAAATGATGAATTCCCTTTTACTAAATTTCCTGATGGAATTGAAGTAAAAGTTTATCAATACGCTAATAACAAAACTAATCTAACTACTATCACAGCAGACGATGGAACTCTGTACGACGAGACTAATCTTATCGACTTGCGTGATAACGTAAAGATTGTTACCAGCGATGGCAACATTTTTATGGGCGACCAGCTTTACTGGGATCAAAAAGCAAAATGGATTTTTACAAATCAAGAGTTTGAAACCTCTATTGTAAATAGTGAGGACAATCAAAACATAGGTAAAACAACAGGAACCGTTCTTGACGCAAATGAAAATTTAAAAAAATTGATTGCTAGAGATCCAGATGATACCTTTGTACCAAAACAAAATAAATGA
- a CDS encoding peptidylprolyl isomerase has product MAVLGKIRNQGVILILVIALALFAFIIQGVLTSNGQKQDDAVGYIGDTEIDRESFARKVENASQNRGANFSQIQAVNSVWDQEVRNAVLAQQIEAAGIKVTDEKVAELVKANYKSNPQFQNEDGSFNESQFKTFVANIKQSNGAAWNDFIAGTATNAQQEQFFNLLKSGLIATNADGEMEYRMENDNRSFSYVNIPYTTIADSLVEVTSSEISDYVSKHKEQFKVEAQRDIEFVLFEDKASQEDKDSYKADLSKLLSEQTLRNLNTKKDYTVPAITEAEDLNAYVAQNSDLPYDDRYVMVSNLPAAAKAATNVEKGNTYGPYEDGEYMKLSLVEDKKVINDSVNNRHILIAYQGAQRAEPTITRNKEAAKKTADSIFALIGQSKSKFDTKFEYFKENKEVANGQDIGWVVYSGNARNYAAGFTKFLYENEEGTVGIAESAFGYHIIRIDDVAAPKDAIKLATVAKKVIASKKTGKELFTKTVKFQKAAKDGDFVALAKENGVTSTPVNNLKPLDETLPTIGKNRRIIQWAFNEDRAVGDIERFETSQGYVIVKLNKKSAAGNMSSEEASAKVAPILRKEKKAKLIMDKINASEVSEIAKNQGQTMKSAANVNRKNPTIPGVGEEPLVVGTAFGLDQGATSKPIAGDNGVFVIKVTSIETAPDLQNYTSNANTIATQAANQSTSKLVEALKKSVEIEDNRAVFY; this is encoded by the coding sequence ATGGCAGTATTAGGTAAAATTAGAAATCAAGGAGTTATTTTGATTCTAGTAATTGCGCTAGCATTATTTGCTTTCATTATTCAAGGTGTTCTCACCTCTAACGGACAAAAACAAGACGATGCAGTAGGCTACATAGGAGACACTGAGATTGATCGTGAGAGTTTTGCCAGAAAAGTAGAAAATGCATCTCAAAACAGAGGAGCAAATTTCTCGCAAATTCAAGCTGTAAATTCAGTTTGGGATCAAGAAGTACGTAATGCTGTTTTAGCTCAACAAATAGAGGCTGCAGGAATTAAGGTTACCGATGAAAAAGTTGCTGAACTTGTAAAAGCAAACTACAAGAGTAATCCACAATTTCAAAATGAAGATGGATCGTTTAATGAGTCTCAATTCAAAACTTTTGTAGCAAATATTAAACAATCAAACGGCGCAGCATGGAATGATTTTATCGCTGGTACCGCGACTAATGCACAGCAAGAACAATTTTTCAATCTGCTGAAGTCTGGACTTATCGCTACAAATGCAGATGGTGAGATGGAATACAGAATGGAAAATGACAACCGTTCATTCTCTTATGTAAATATCCCTTACACTACTATTGCAGACAGCCTAGTTGAAGTGACTTCGTCAGAAATCAGTGATTATGTAAGTAAGCATAAAGAGCAATTTAAAGTAGAAGCACAAAGAGATATTGAATTTGTGCTTTTTGAAGACAAAGCGTCACAAGAGGATAAAGATTCTTACAAGGCAGATCTAAGCAAATTATTAAGCGAGCAAACTTTGCGTAACTTAAATACTAAAAAGGACTATACAGTTCCTGCTATCACAGAAGCTGAAGACTTAAATGCTTACGTAGCCCAAAACAGCGATTTACCTTACGACGATCGTTATGTAATGGTTTCTAACCTTCCTGCAGCTGCAAAAGCAGCAACTAACGTTGAAAAAGGTAACACTTATGGACCTTATGAAGATGGTGAGTACATGAAGTTATCTTTAGTTGAAGATAAAAAAGTCATTAATGACAGTGTAAATAACAGACATATACTTATTGCGTATCAAGGTGCTCAAAGAGCTGAACCTACTATTACAAGAAATAAAGAGGCTGCAAAGAAAACTGCAGATAGCATCTTTGCACTTATAGGTCAAAGCAAAAGTAAGTTTGACACAAAATTTGAATACTTCAAAGAGAATAAGGAAGTAGCAAACGGACAAGACATCGGTTGGGTAGTTTATTCAGGTAATGCAAGAAACTACGCTGCTGGATTTACTAAGTTTCTATATGAGAATGAAGAAGGAACTGTAGGTATTGCAGAGTCTGCATTCGGTTATCATATTATTAGAATAGATGATGTAGCAGCTCCTAAAGATGCTATTAAGCTTGCAACCGTTGCAAAAAAGGTTATCGCATCTAAGAAAACTGGAAAAGAATTGTTTACTAAAACAGTGAAGTTCCAGAAAGCAGCAAAAGATGGAGACTTTGTTGCTCTTGCAAAAGAAAACGGTGTTACTTCTACACCAGTAAACAATCTAAAACCACTTGATGAGACATTACCTACAATAGGTAAGAACAGAAGAATCATTCAGTGGGCATTTAATGAAGACAGAGCTGTAGGAGACATAGAGCGATTTGAAACTTCTCAAGGTTATGTAATCGTAAAGCTGAACAAGAAAAGTGCAGCTGGTAACATGTCAAGTGAAGAAGCTAGTGCAAAAGTTGCTCCTATCTTAAGAAAGGAGAAAAAAGCAAAGCTGATTATGGATAAGATCAACGCTAGCGAAGTTTCTGAAATTGCAAAGAATCAAGGTCAAACCATGAAAAGTGCCGCCAATGTTAACCGTAAGAACCCAACTATTCCTGGCGTAGGAGAAGAGCCTCTAGTAGTAGGTACTGCCTTTGGTCTTGATCAAGGCGCCACTTCAAAGCCTATTGCTGGTGATAATGGTGTTTTTGTAATTAAAGTGACATCAATTGAAACAGCACCAGACTTACAAAACTATACTTCTAACGCAAATACAATTGCTACACAAGCAGCAAATCAATCTACTTCTAAACTAGTAGAAGCATTGAAAAAATCTGTTGAGATAGAAGATAATAGAGCTGTTTTCTATTAA
- a CDS encoding hemolysin family protein: MLVQILIIITMLVLSAFFSGMEIAYVSSNKIHIELEKRQNDLIGRVLRNLTARPSKFIITMLIGNSISLVVYGFAMETLISTHLIQVFPEYADVLNNLLVQTALTTLIILLTAEFLPKVFFQIYSNELLKFFAIPAYIFYLIFWPVSLFCILISDFILKTFFKSSGDALQLSFSKLELGNYITEQMESVEIKEDIDTEIQIFQNALDFGGLKAREVMVPRTEMIAVHQDTDVKELNKKFVATGLSKILIHEDTIDDITGYVHSFDLFKSPESVEKIKRNVINVPETMLAKDVLSLLIKRHKSIAIVLDEYGGTSGLITVEDIIEELFGEIEDEHDSDLLIDHQINENEYKLSARLEVDQINENYNLDLPESDQYETLGGLIVNETAGIPEEGDVVVINGNSYKILEKSDNKIDLVYLTLGDPE; this comes from the coding sequence ATGCTCGTTCAAATACTTATCATCATCACGATGCTCGTGCTCAGCGCTTTTTTCTCAGGCATGGAGATCGCTTATGTTTCTTCAAACAAGATACATATTGAATTAGAAAAAAGGCAAAACGATCTTATAGGTCGAGTTTTACGCAATCTTACCGCTCGCCCTTCTAAGTTTATTATTACCATGCTCATAGGTAACAGCATCTCGCTAGTTGTTTATGGTTTTGCTATGGAAACCTTGATCAGCACCCATTTAATTCAAGTATTTCCAGAATATGCTGATGTACTCAATAACCTTTTAGTCCAGACAGCACTCACTACTTTAATTATACTACTTACTGCAGAATTTTTACCAAAAGTCTTCTTCCAGATTTACTCTAACGAGCTATTGAAGTTCTTTGCTATTCCTGCCTATATTTTTTATCTAATTTTCTGGCCGGTCTCCTTATTTTGTATTCTAATTTCAGACTTTATTTTAAAAACCTTCTTTAAATCCAGCGGTGATGCATTGCAATTGAGCTTTTCTAAGCTAGAACTAGGAAATTACATTACAGAGCAAATGGAAAGTGTAGAGATTAAAGAAGACATTGATACCGAGATACAAATTTTTCAAAACGCACTGGACTTTGGAGGTCTTAAAGCTCGAGAAGTAATGGTTCCAAGAACAGAAATGATTGCTGTGCATCAAGACACCGATGTAAAAGAACTCAATAAAAAATTTGTAGCTACTGGACTGTCTAAGATTTTGATCCATGAAGATACTATCGATGATATTACCGGATACGTACACAGTTTTGATCTATTTAAATCTCCAGAAAGCGTAGAAAAAATAAAGCGAAATGTGATTAATGTTCCAGAAACAATGCTTGCAAAAGACGTTTTAAGCCTGCTTATAAAACGCCATAAAAGTATTGCTATAGTTCTTGACGAATATGGTGGTACCAGTGGTCTGATTACTGTAGAAGATATCATCGAAGAGCTTTTTGGAGAAATAGAAGACGAGCATGATTCTGATTTATTGATCGATCATCAAATTAATGAAAATGAGTACAAACTGAGCGCTCGACTAGAAGTAGATCAAATCAATGAAAACTACAATCTAGACCTTCCAGAAAGCGATCAATATGAAACTTTAGGTGGCTTAATTGTAAACGAGACTGCTGGTATTCCTGAAGAAGGAGACGTTGTTGTTATCAATGGTAACAGCTATAAGATCCTAGAGAAGTCAGATAATAAAATTGACTTGGTTTATTTGACACTGGGCGATCCAGAGTAA